In a single window of the Rhodoferax saidenbachensis genome:
- a CDS encoding methyl-accepting chemotaxis protein has translation MATKTQFRWYDVSLGLRLSLYVFVVVGLVFTACVAFIGYTLMQTVERRDSDELLVKTKLIANLIDASDRDLRNRASGLASAFQARLKGEFVLSPEMTEVNGKPAPTLKLDDKVLNMDFSVADQFTEATGAVATVFAKTGDDFIRVTTSLKNEKGERAIGTLLDRAHPGYKATLDGKTYIGAATLFGRPYITQYDPIRNAQGQVVGLSFVGLNYSDYLKQLKDTIRNLKIGETGYFYVLDARAGKSLGNVLVHPVAETEGKSLLEVTDSDGRAFIKEILEAKNGTTRYPWLNKERGETQPREKLVAFAYFPGWEWVIVGGGYIDEITAEVRTQRNWLGVMGVLLVLLIAGALFFTIRGIVVKPLEKVMVASEALARGDLTVKLESLYRDEIGRLMSALNQVSSGLASVVHTVREGSESVSTASAEIAHGNQDLSARTESQASALQQTVASMDALSGTVKQNADNASQANQLAQKASNVAMQGGDVVAQVVDTMKGINDSSRKIADIISVIDGIAFQTNILALNAAVEAARAGEQGRGFAVVASEVRSLAGRSAEAAKEIKTLINDSVQRVEQGSQQVDQAGATMQEVVSSIRRVTDIMGEISAASGEQSSGVAQVGTAISQMDQVTQQNAALVEEMAAAASSLSSQAQDLVQAVSVFKLDQA, from the coding sequence GTGGCTACGAAAACTCAATTCCGGTGGTACGACGTCAGTTTGGGGCTACGACTCTCGCTGTACGTGTTTGTGGTTGTCGGTTTGGTATTCACGGCTTGCGTGGCCTTTATTGGGTATACGCTGATGCAAACCGTGGAGCGTCGCGACAGCGACGAGCTGCTGGTCAAAACCAAGCTGATTGCGAACCTGATTGACGCCTCTGACCGGGACCTACGCAACCGCGCCAGTGGTTTGGCCAGTGCCTTTCAGGCGCGGCTAAAAGGCGAATTTGTTCTCTCGCCCGAGATGACCGAGGTCAATGGCAAGCCAGCGCCCACGCTCAAGCTGGATGACAAAGTCCTGAATATGGACTTTTCAGTGGCCGACCAGTTCACCGAGGCCACCGGTGCGGTGGCCACCGTGTTTGCCAAAACCGGTGACGACTTTATCCGCGTCACCACATCGCTCAAGAACGAGAAGGGTGAAAGGGCCATTGGCACCCTGCTGGACCGTGCGCACCCGGGGTACAAGGCCACGCTGGATGGCAAGACCTACATCGGAGCGGCCACGCTGTTTGGGCGTCCCTATATCACCCAATACGACCCTATCCGCAATGCGCAGGGCCAGGTGGTGGGCCTGTCATTTGTCGGGCTGAATTACAGCGACTACCTGAAGCAGCTGAAAGACACCATCCGCAATCTCAAGATTGGCGAGACCGGTTATTTCTACGTGCTGGACGCGCGTGCCGGCAAGAGTTTGGGCAATGTGCTGGTGCACCCCGTGGCCGAGACTGAAGGTAAGAGCCTGTTGGAGGTTACAGACTCGGATGGGCGCGCATTCATCAAGGAAATCCTCGAAGCGAAGAATGGCACTACGCGTTATCCCTGGCTGAACAAGGAGCGCGGAGAAACCCAACCGCGTGAGAAGCTCGTGGCGTTTGCCTACTTCCCCGGCTGGGAGTGGGTCATTGTGGGCGGCGGTTACATCGACGAGATCACGGCCGAGGTGAGGACCCAGCGCAACTGGCTGGGAGTAATGGGCGTGTTGCTTGTGCTGCTGATTGCAGGCGCCTTGTTTTTTACCATCCGCGGCATTGTGGTGAAACCTCTTGAAAAAGTGATGGTCGCTTCAGAGGCCTTGGCGCGGGGTGATTTGACGGTCAAACTGGAGTCGCTTTACCGCGACGAAATTGGCCGTTTGATGAGTGCGTTGAACCAGGTCAGCTCCGGTCTGGCGAGTGTGGTGCATACGGTGCGCGAAGGTTCCGAGTCGGTTTCCACCGCGAGTGCCGAAATTGCCCATGGCAATCAGGATTTGAGTGCGCGAACGGAGAGCCAGGCCAGTGCGCTGCAGCAAACCGTTGCCAGCATGGATGCGCTGAGCGGCACCGTGAAGCAGAACGCCGATAACGCCAGCCAAGCCAACCAGCTCGCACAAAAAGCCTCCAATGTGGCCATGCAGGGTGGCGATGTTGTGGCCCAGGTGGTGGATACCATGAAGGGCATCAACGACAGCTCGCGCAAGATTGCCGACATCATCAGTGTGATCGACGGTATTGCATTCCAGACGAATATCCTGGCGCTCAATGCCGCGGTGGAAGCGGCCCGTGCGGGCGAACAAGGGCGTGGTTTTGCGGTGGTTGCCTCCGAGGTGCGGTCTCTGGCCGGCCGCTCTGCCGAAGCTGCGAAGGAAATCAAAACTTTGATCAACGACAGCGTACAGCGGGTGGAGCAGGGGTCGCAGCAAGTGGATCAGGCCGGCGCCACCATGCAGGAAGTGGTCAGCAGCATCCGCCGTGTGACCGACATCATGGGCGAGATCAGTGCAGCCAGTGGGGAGCAGAGTTCCGGCGTGGCGCAGGTCGGTACTGCCATCTCGCAGATGGACCAGGTTACCCAGCAAAATGCGGCGCTGGTGGAGGAGATGGCGGCGGCCGCCTCCAGCCTCAGTTCTCAGGCGCAGGATCTGGTGCAGGCGGTCAGCGTGTTCAAGCTGGATCAGGCTTAA
- a CDS encoding N-acyl-D-amino-acid deacylase family protein, translating to MAERFDTIIRGGRVFDGSGGPSRLADVGIRGGKIAAISDTPLDAAGAGEVIDAQGQWVTPGFIDIHTHYDAEMILDPALAESVRHGVTTCFVGSCSISMIYSDPEDASDIFTRVESIPREYVLPVLEKTKTWKDSKGYVDFLKSQPFGPNIVSYMGHSDLRVAVMGLGRSVDPKDKPTEAELQQMERHLHEGLDLGLIGMSSMTNPWDKVDGERYRSSALPSVYARWSEYRRLHALLRKRGAILQSAPNLTNPLNALFFMVTSASLALRRTLRTTLITLLDVKTKPRLDIVMSAVTRVFNKVMGASFKWQILPQPFLVYADGIDFVIFEEFPAGEVALHLKKDFDRNKLFSNPAYREAFKKDYQRKWGGRVWHRDFGDAHVISAPDASLVGKTIRQIAQERNDHEVNVFLDLLIDHGKALRWSTLIGNHNPARVAVNVNADCGLVGFSDAGAHLRNMAFYNFGLCMLQLAVKDEPVMSPEKAVWRLTGEIADWYGINAGRLEVGARADVVVLDPQMLKNSRLMQYAEEPMAVMGGLVRVVNRSDGVVKATLINGHVAFRNDVVSPELGRVPKFGSYLPREVLAQ from the coding sequence ATGGCAGAGCGTTTTGACACCATCATCCGCGGGGGCCGTGTGTTTGACGGCTCTGGCGGCCCCTCCCGGCTGGCCGACGTGGGTATCCGCGGCGGCAAGATTGCCGCCATCAGCGACACACCGCTGGATGCGGCGGGCGCAGGCGAGGTGATAGACGCGCAGGGCCAGTGGGTCACGCCCGGGTTTATCGACATCCACACCCATTACGACGCCGAGATGATCCTCGACCCGGCGCTGGCCGAGTCGGTGCGCCATGGGGTGACCACCTGTTTTGTCGGTAGCTGCTCCATCAGCATGATCTACAGCGACCCGGAGGACGCGTCCGACATCTTCACCCGGGTCGAGTCCATTCCGCGTGAATACGTGTTGCCGGTGCTGGAGAAAACCAAGACCTGGAAGGATAGCAAGGGGTATGTGGACTTTCTCAAGAGCCAGCCCTTTGGCCCCAATATCGTGAGCTACATGGGCCACTCGGACCTGCGTGTGGCGGTCATGGGCCTGGGCCGTTCGGTGGACCCGAAGGACAAACCGACCGAGGCCGAGTTGCAGCAGATGGAAAGACATCTGCACGAGGGTCTGGACCTGGGGCTCATCGGCATGTCCAGCATGACCAACCCCTGGGACAAGGTGGATGGAGAGCGTTACCGATCCTCTGCCTTGCCCTCGGTCTACGCGCGCTGGAGTGAGTACCGCCGCCTGCACGCTTTGCTGCGCAAGCGCGGTGCCATCTTGCAGTCGGCACCCAACCTGACCAATCCGCTCAATGCGCTGTTTTTCATGGTCACGTCGGCCAGCCTGGCCCTGCGCCGTACGCTGCGCACCACGCTGATCACGCTCTTGGACGTGAAGACCAAACCCCGGCTGGACATCGTGATGTCGGCCGTGACGCGCGTGTTCAACAAGGTGATGGGTGCCTCGTTCAAGTGGCAGATATTGCCGCAGCCGTTCCTGGTCTACGCCGATGGCATTGACTTTGTGATCTTTGAAGAGTTTCCGGCCGGTGAGGTGGCGTTGCACCTCAAGAAGGACTTTGACCGCAACAAGCTGTTTTCCAATCCTGCCTACCGCGAAGCCTTCAAGAAAGACTACCAGCGCAAGTGGGGCGGGCGTGTGTGGCACCGCGACTTTGGCGACGCCCATGTGATCAGCGCACCCGACGCCAGCCTGGTCGGCAAGACCATCCGCCAGATCGCACAGGAGCGCAACGACCACGAGGTGAATGTCTTCCTGGACTTGTTGATTGACCACGGCAAGGCGCTGCGCTGGTCCACGCTGATCGGCAACCACAACCCGGCGCGTGTGGCGGTCAATGTCAATGCCGACTGCGGCCTGGTGGGCTTTTCGGATGCGGGCGCCCATTTGCGCAATATGGCCTTTTACAACTTCGGGTTATGCATGCTGCAGTTGGCCGTCAAGGACGAACCGGTCATGTCGCCCGAGAAAGCCGTGTGGCGCCTGACGGGGGAGATTGCCGACTGGTACGGCATCAACGCGGGCAGGCTGGAGGTGGGCGCGCGGGCCGATGTAGTGGTTTTGGACCCGCAAATGCTTAAAAACTCCCGTCTGATGCAGTATGCCGAGGAACCTATGGCCGTGATGGGCGGGCTGGTCCGGGTGGTCAACCGCAGCGATGGTGTGGTCAAGGCCACCCTGATCAATGGCCATGTGGCCTTTCGTAACGATGTAGTCAGTCCGGAACTGGGCCGGGTGCCAAAGTTCGGAAGCTATTTACCTAGGGAGGTACTGGCGCAATAA
- a CDS encoding acyl-CoA dehydrogenase family protein translates to MIERTLFSSDHESFRDSFRKFVDKEIAPFHAEWEEQGYVDRAVWNKAGENGFLCMTMPEEYGGSEADKLYSVIQFEEIARAGFTGIGFSLHSEIVAPYILHYGTPEQKAKYLPKLASGEMIGAIAMSEPAAGSDLQGIKSTAIQQADGSYLLNGSKTFITNGWHADLVVVVAKTNPAAGGKGTSLILVERGMPGFSVGKRLKKVGMKAQDTSELFFDNVKIPAENLLGGAAYENKGFICLMEQLPWERLQIAISAVAAAQAAIDWTVDYVKERKVFGQPVAAFQNTRYTLAELQTEVQVARVFVDKCCELICVDKLDTATASMAKYWTTDLQCKVMDECVQLFGGYGYMWEYPIARAYADARVQRIYGGTNEIMKEVITRSMGLSGK, encoded by the coding sequence ATGATTGAAAGAACCCTTTTCTCCTCCGACCACGAATCCTTCCGCGACAGCTTCCGCAAGTTCGTCGATAAGGAGATTGCCCCCTTCCATGCGGAGTGGGAAGAGCAGGGCTATGTGGACCGCGCGGTGTGGAACAAGGCCGGTGAAAACGGCTTCCTGTGCATGACCATGCCCGAGGAATACGGCGGCTCCGAGGCCGACAAGCTGTATTCGGTGATCCAGTTTGAAGAGATCGCGCGCGCTGGCTTCACCGGCATTGGCTTCAGCCTGCACAGCGAAATCGTGGCGCCGTACATCCTGCACTACGGCACGCCCGAGCAGAAGGCCAAGTACCTGCCCAAATTGGCCAGCGGCGAGATGATTGGCGCGATTGCCATGAGTGAACCCGCTGCCGGCTCCGACCTGCAGGGCATCAAATCCACCGCGATCCAGCAGGCCGACGGCAGCTACCTGCTCAACGGCAGCAAGACATTTATTACCAACGGCTGGCACGCCGACTTGGTGGTGGTGGTGGCCAAGACCAACCCGGCAGCGGGCGGCAAGGGCACGAGCCTGATCCTCGTCGAGCGCGGCATGCCCGGCTTTAGCGTGGGCAAGCGGCTGAAGAAGGTTGGTATGAAGGCGCAGGACACCTCGGAGTTGTTCTTCGACAACGTCAAGATTCCGGCTGAAAACCTGCTGGGTGGCGCAGCCTACGAGAACAAGGGCTTCATCTGCCTGATGGAACAGCTGCCCTGGGAGCGCCTGCAGATCGCCATCAGCGCTGTGGCCGCCGCACAGGCCGCTATTGACTGGACGGTGGACTATGTGAAAGAGCGCAAGGTCTTTGGCCAGCCCGTCGCCGCGTTCCAGAACACACGTTACACACTGGCCGAGCTGCAGACCGAAGTGCAGGTGGCGCGTGTGTTTGTCGACAAGTGCTGCGAGCTGATTTGTGTGGACAAGCTCGACACCGCCACTGCCAGCATGGCCAAGTACTGGACCACCGACCTGCAATGCAAGGTGATGGACGAATGTGTGCAGCTGTTTGGCGGCTACGGCTACATGTGGGAGTACCCCATCGCCCGCGCCTATGCCGACGCCCGTGTGCAACGCATCTACGGCGGAACCAACGAGATCATGAAAGAGGTGATTACCCGGTCCATGGGCTTAAGCGGAAAATAG
- a CDS encoding acetyl-CoA C-acetyltransferase, whose amino-acid sequence MTEAYVFDAIRTPRGKGKKDGSLYEVKPVTLLAGLLTDLQQRHQFDTAMVDDVVMGVVSPVGDQGSVIPKVAALKAGWDFRASGVQINRFCASGLEAVNMAAQKVRSGWEDLVVAGGVESMSRVGIGSDGGAWAMDPETNSQTAFVPQGIGADLIATLEGFTRADVDAYALESQRRATKAQAAGYFDQSVIPVKDFLGQTILGKDEFIKPGTTLEGLAGLKAAFEQMGGMGFDQVALTRYPQVERIHHVHHAGNSSGIVDGAAAVLIGSDAAAKAHKLTPRARIVATALSGADPTIMLTGPMPATRKALAKAGMTIDQIDLFEVNEAFAAVVMRFMKEMKVPHDKVNVNGGAIAMGHPLGATGAMILGTLIDELHRRKLRYGLATLCVGGGMGIATIVERI is encoded by the coding sequence ATGACCGAAGCCTATGTGTTCGACGCCATCCGCACCCCCCGCGGCAAAGGCAAAAAAGACGGCAGCCTGTACGAAGTCAAGCCCGTCACCCTGCTCGCCGGCCTGCTGACCGATCTGCAGCAGCGCCACCAGTTCGACACGGCGATGGTGGACGACGTGGTGATGGGCGTGGTGTCCCCCGTGGGCGACCAGGGCTCGGTGATCCCCAAGGTGGCGGCACTGAAAGCCGGCTGGGACTTCCGGGCATCGGGCGTACAAATCAACCGTTTCTGTGCCTCGGGCCTGGAAGCTGTGAACATGGCAGCGCAGAAAGTGCGCTCGGGCTGGGAAGACCTGGTCGTTGCCGGTGGTGTGGAAAGCATGAGCCGTGTGGGCATTGGCTCCGACGGCGGCGCCTGGGCCATGGACCCGGAAACCAATTCGCAAACCGCGTTTGTGCCGCAAGGCATTGGCGCGGATTTGATTGCCACGCTGGAAGGCTTTACCCGCGCCGATGTGGATGCCTATGCGCTGGAGTCACAACGCCGCGCCACAAAAGCACAGGCCGCAGGCTACTTCGACCAGTCCGTCATCCCGGTCAAGGATTTCCTGGGCCAGACCATTCTGGGCAAAGACGAATTCATCAAGCCCGGCACCACGCTGGAAGGTCTGGCGGGCCTGAAGGCTGCTTTCGAACAAATGGGCGGCATGGGTTTTGACCAGGTGGCACTCACGCGCTATCCACAGGTGGAGCGCATCCACCACGTGCACCACGCCGGCAACTCGTCCGGCATCGTGGACGGCGCGGCGGCCGTGCTGATTGGCAGCGATGCTGCGGCCAAGGCGCACAAGCTGACACCCCGTGCGCGTATCGTCGCTACGGCCTTGAGCGGTGCCGATCCCACCATCATGCTGACCGGCCCCATGCCCGCAACCCGCAAGGCGCTGGCCAAGGCCGGCATGACGATTGACCAGATCGACCTGTTTGAAGTGAATGAGGCGTTTGCCGCCGTGGTGATGCGCTTCATGAAAGAAATGAAAGTGCCGCATGACAAGGTCAACGTCAACGGTGGCGCAATTGCGATGGGCCACCCGCTGGGCGCGACCGGCGCAATGATTCTGGGCACGCTGATTGACGAGTTGCACCGCCGCAAGCTGCGCTACGGCCTGGCCACACTGTGCGTGGGCGGCGGCATGGGCATTGCCACCATCGTCGAACGCATATGA
- a CDS encoding 3-hydroxyacyl-CoA dehydrogenase NAD-binding domain-containing protein — MKTIQYSLADGIATITFDEPNSPVNTMCLQWQEDMSAVTAQVLKDKDAIKGILLASAKSTFFAGADLKAAMRLKPSDATTAFTEIEHLKKNMRTIETLGKPVVSLLNGTALGGGWEVALMGHHRIAIDDRKIQFGLPEVSLGLLPGASGVTKMTRHLGLMGAQPYLVEGKLFSPADAKGLGLVHDLVAPGDNAAAEMKTKALAWIAANPTAQHPWEVKGYKVPGGLPSNPAVAQMLPVAPAMIKKQTRGLYPAPEAIMACMVEGLQVDIETALRIESRYLAKLMTGTNAKAMINTFFFNLNAIKSGTSRPAGVPKFKPTKVGLLGAGMMGAGIAYSQASKGIATVLKDVSQEKADTGKGYAAKITQGRVDKGRMKPEAQAEILGRIQATASNDDLKGCDLIIEAVFENRELKAKVTQETEPLLAPGGFFASNTSTLPITGLAKASRDAKKFIGIHFFSPVDKMQLVEIIKGKETDDETVARAYDYVQALGKFPIVVNDSRGFFTSRVFGTFVMEGAAMLGEGIPAAAIENAGIQCGMPVGPLAVLDETALTLSLHVMDQTKKDFEAEGKTYTATPGELVVEKMVKQHSRPGRAGGAGFYEYPTDKAVKKFLWPELKGLFEKADANWNITDLKDRLLYRQAVETARCLSENVLTSVHDANIGSIFGIGFPAWTGGAMQFIYGIGVDAFEARAAELAKAYGPGFALTAEVKAAIRKYQPVY; from the coding sequence ATGAAAACCATCCAATACTCCCTGGCTGACGGCATCGCCACCATCACCTTTGACGAACCCAACTCGCCCGTGAATACCATGTGCCTGCAGTGGCAGGAAGACATGAGCGCGGTTACCGCACAGGTGCTCAAGGACAAGGACGCCATCAAGGGCATCCTGCTGGCCTCCGCCAAGTCCACCTTCTTTGCAGGCGCCGACCTGAAGGCTGCGATGCGCCTCAAGCCGTCGGACGCGACCACCGCGTTCACGGAAATCGAGCACCTGAAGAAGAACATGCGCACCATCGAGACCCTGGGCAAGCCCGTGGTCAGCTTGCTCAACGGCACGGCGCTGGGCGGCGGCTGGGAAGTGGCGCTGATGGGCCACCACCGCATTGCCATCGATGATCGCAAGATCCAGTTCGGCCTGCCTGAAGTCTCTCTGGGTCTGCTGCCCGGTGCCTCCGGCGTGACCAAGATGACACGCCACCTGGGTCTGATGGGCGCGCAGCCTTACCTGGTCGAAGGCAAACTGTTTTCGCCCGCAGACGCCAAAGGCCTGGGCCTGGTGCACGACCTGGTCGCGCCCGGCGATAACGCCGCGGCAGAAATGAAAACCAAGGCACTCGCCTGGATTGCCGCCAACCCCACCGCGCAACACCCGTGGGAAGTCAAAGGCTACAAGGTGCCCGGCGGCTTGCCATCGAACCCCGCCGTGGCGCAGATGCTGCCCGTGGCACCAGCCATGATCAAGAAACAAACGCGTGGCCTGTACCCTGCGCCAGAGGCCATCATGGCCTGCATGGTCGAAGGTTTGCAAGTGGATATCGAAACCGCGCTGCGCATCGAGAGCCGTTACCTCGCCAAGCTGATGACCGGCACCAATGCGAAGGCGATGATCAATACCTTCTTCTTCAACCTCAACGCCATCAAGAGCGGCACCAGCCGCCCTGCCGGGGTGCCGAAGTTCAAACCCACCAAGGTGGGCCTGCTGGGCGCCGGCATGATGGGCGCAGGCATTGCCTATTCGCAAGCCAGCAAGGGCATTGCGACAGTACTGAAGGATGTGAGCCAGGAGAAAGCCGATACCGGCAAGGGCTACGCCGCCAAGATCACCCAGGGTCGCGTCGACAAGGGCCGCATGAAGCCCGAGGCACAAGCTGAAATCCTGGGCCGCATCCAGGCCACAGCGTCAAACGACGACCTGAAGGGTTGCGACCTGATCATCGAAGCCGTGTTCGAGAACCGCGAGTTGAAAGCCAAGGTCACGCAGGAAACCGAACCACTGTTGGCACCCGGCGGCTTCTTCGCCTCCAACACCTCCACGCTGCCGATCACCGGCCTGGCCAAAGCTAGCCGCGATGCGAAGAAATTCATCGGCATCCACTTCTTCAGCCCGGTCGACAAGATGCAACTGGTGGAAATCATCAAGGGCAAGGAGACCGATGACGAGACCGTGGCGCGCGCCTACGACTACGTGCAGGCGCTGGGCAAGTTCCCCATCGTTGTCAACGACTCGCGCGGCTTCTTCACCAGCCGCGTGTTTGGCACCTTTGTGATGGAAGGCGCCGCGATGCTGGGCGAAGGCATCCCCGCCGCCGCGATTGAGAACGCCGGCATCCAGTGCGGCATGCCCGTCGGCCCGCTGGCCGTGCTGGACGAAACCGCCCTCACCCTGTCGCTGCACGTAATGGACCAGACCAAGAAAGACTTCGAAGCCGAGGGCAAGACCTACACCGCGACACCGGGCGAGCTCGTCGTCGAGAAGATGGTCAAACAGCACAGCCGCCCCGGCCGCGCCGGTGGTGCGGGCTTCTACGAGTACCCCACAGACAAAGCCGTGAAGAAGTTCCTGTGGCCCGAACTCAAAGGCTTGTTCGAGAAGGCCGATGCGAACTGGAACATCACCGATCTGAAAGACCGTTTGCTGTACCGCCAGGCCGTGGAGACCGCACGCTGCCTGTCCGAGAACGTGTTGACCAGCGTGCACGACGCCAACATCGGCTCGATCTTCGGCATCGGCTTCCCCGCCTGGACCGGTGGTGCCATGCAGTTCATCTACGGCATCGGTGTGGACGCGTTCGAAGCGCGTGCGGCAGAGCTGGCCAAGGCCTACGGCCCGGGCTTTGCGCTGACAGCCGAGGTCAAAGCGGCTATCCGCAAATACCAGCCGGTGTATTAA
- a CDS encoding MBL fold metallo-hydrolase gives MSRTRKVVWSLLGAAVLLGAAAWVFQKPISVRVLEQVARKNVGRNIIPDLPDGLHLALCGTGSPFPDPTRAGPCSAIIAGDRLFIVDTGEGSARTLGYMGIPAAKIEAILLTHFHSDHIDGMGPFLLQRWGVGTAQTPTPVYGPTGVDRVVSGFRAAYALDFGYRVAHHTEKIMPPGGSGGKGMPFALPAVGQGDSVVVLDDKGLKITAFRVDHLPIEPAVGYRFDYKGRSVVISGDTKVAASLVAAAKDTDILVHEALQPNLVKILETQFADHQMNNMAQVMHDILNYHTTPEEAAQQATKAGARQLVLNHIVPPLPLRYAYPAFLGDAAKYYDKPITVGEDGMFFSLPAGSTAINTQRLY, from the coding sequence ATGAGTCGTACACGTAAAGTTGTCTGGAGCCTATTGGGGGCCGCAGTCTTGCTGGGAGCCGCAGCCTGGGTCTTCCAGAAACCCATCTCCGTCCGTGTACTCGAACAGGTAGCCCGCAAAAACGTGGGCCGCAACATCATTCCCGACCTGCCCGATGGCTTGCACCTGGCACTGTGTGGCACAGGCTCTCCGTTTCCAGACCCCACACGCGCGGGGCCCTGCTCCGCCATCATCGCGGGTGACCGCCTGTTCATTGTGGACACCGGAGAAGGCAGCGCGCGCACCCTGGGCTACATGGGCATACCGGCCGCGAAGATCGAAGCCATCCTGCTGACGCACTTCCACTCCGACCACATCGACGGCATGGGCCCGTTCCTGCTGCAGCGCTGGGGCGTGGGCACGGCCCAGACACCCACTCCGGTATACGGCCCCACAGGTGTGGACCGCGTGGTCAGCGGCTTCCGCGCGGCCTATGCGCTGGACTTTGGCTACCGTGTAGCGCACCACACCGAAAAAATCATGCCTCCTGGCGGCAGTGGCGGCAAAGGCATGCCCTTTGCCCTGCCTGCTGTGGGGCAGGGTGACAGCGTGGTGGTACTGGACGACAAGGGCCTGAAGATCACGGCGTTTCGCGTGGACCATTTGCCGATTGAGCCCGCTGTGGGTTACCGCTTTGACTACAAGGGCCGCTCTGTCGTCATCAGCGGTGATACCAAGGTCGCGGCCAGTCTGGTCGCTGCAGCCAAAGATACGGACATACTGGTGCATGAAGCGTTGCAGCCGAACCTCGTGAAAATTCTGGAAACCCAGTTTGCCGACCACCAGATGAACAACATGGCGCAGGTGATGCACGACATCCTGAACTACCACACCACGCCCGAAGAAGCTGCCCAACAGGCCACCAAGGCCGGGGCTAGGCAACTGGTGTTGAACCACATCGTGCCACCCCTGCCGCTGCGCTACGCCTACCCGGCTTTCCTGGGCGACGCAGCCAAGTACTACGACAAGCCCATCACCGTGGGTGAAGACGGCATGTTTTTCAGCCTGCCTGCAGGCTCCACGGCCATCAACACCCAACGCCTCTACTGA
- a CDS encoding haloalkane dehalogenase, with translation MLPTINKARVLRTPDACFAALPDFPYTPHYLELDDLRIGYIDEGPRDAAPVLLMHGEPTWSYLYRKMIPGLVAAGHRVIAPDLVGFGRSDKPSQKSDYSYANHVAWMAAWMERMDLQNATLFCQDWGSLIGLRLVTHNPQRFARVVLANGGLPTGTAAVPRAFKLWRAFARFSPWFPIGRIVNSGCANKLSPAEIAAYDAPFPSSRYEMAARLFPTFVPASPNDPERAANEQAWEVLKQWHKPFLTLFSSRDPITRGGDKIFLKLVPGTANQAHAVTRGAGHFLQEDKGPELAQKISEFIAATPV, from the coding sequence ATGCTGCCCACCATAAACAAGGCCCGCGTGCTGCGTACCCCTGACGCATGTTTTGCCGCCCTGCCCGACTTTCCCTACACCCCGCACTACCTGGAGCTGGACGACCTTCGCATTGGGTACATCGACGAAGGCCCGCGCGACGCGGCACCGGTGCTGCTGATGCACGGCGAGCCCACCTGGTCTTACCTGTACCGCAAGATGATTCCAGGCCTCGTGGCCGCCGGCCACCGCGTGATTGCGCCTGACCTGGTTGGCTTTGGTCGCTCTGACAAACCTTCGCAAAAGTCCGATTACTCCTATGCCAACCACGTGGCCTGGATGGCCGCGTGGATGGAGCGTATGGACCTGCAAAACGCCACGCTGTTCTGCCAGGACTGGGGCTCGTTGATCGGCTTGCGACTGGTCACGCACAACCCGCAGCGTTTTGCGCGTGTGGTGCTGGCCAATGGTGGCCTGCCAACCGGCACCGCCGCCGTTCCGCGCGCCTTCAAGCTCTGGCGCGCATTCGCACGTTTCAGCCCGTGGTTTCCAATTGGCCGCATCGTCAACTCGGGCTGCGCCAATAAGCTGTCACCCGCCGAGATCGCAGCGTACGACGCACCCTTTCCATCGTCGCGATATGAGATGGCAGCTCGCCTGTTCCCGACCTTTGTGCCCGCATCACCCAACGACCCAGAACGTGCAGCGAATGAACAAGCGTGGGAAGTGCTCAAGCAGTGGCACAAACCGTTTCTCACGCTGTTCAGCAGCCGCGATCCGATCACCCGCGGTGGTGACAAAATCTTCCTCAAGCTGGTGCCGGGCACTGCCAACCAGGCCCACGCCGTGACCCGTGGTGCCGGGCACTTTTTGCAGGAAGACAAGGGACCAGAGCTGGCCCAGAAGATTTCTGAGTTCATCGCGGCTACGCCTGTCTGA
- a CDS encoding DUF1145 domain-containing protein gives MNNILKAGCAAIYILALASLLWPFPAGAGPVLQTLAVALIVVHALEMLFVFKHIKSYPGPLLVSIVLSLLFGLLHWLPLAKANRPAANT, from the coding sequence ATGAACAACATTCTCAAAGCCGGTTGCGCAGCCATCTACATCCTGGCACTTGCCAGTCTGCTCTGGCCCTTCCCCGCAGGCGCAGGCCCGGTTCTGCAGACCCTGGCCGTGGCACTGATCGTGGTCCACGCACTGGAAATGCTGTTTGTGTTCAAACACATCAAGTCCTATCCCGGCCCGCTGCTGGTCAGCATCGTGTTGTCATTGCTGTTCGGCCTGCTGCACTGGCTGCCCCTGGCCAAAGCTAACCGCCCGGCGGCCAACACCTGA